From a single Planctellipticum variicoloris genomic region:
- a CDS encoding ATP-dependent 6-phosphofructokinase — MVEACDFLVKALGPRRVDSPMAPLLAVRKQSIHNVDETDRVLFDDIASAAITRGVTASELPGFEPAGPRKKIDFDPSKTRAGIVTCGGLCPGFNDVIRALVLELSFRYGVKRIFGFRNGYQGFIARHGHPVMELTPDLVSHIHEDGGTLLGTSRGQQDSVEIVDCLEQLGISQLFVIGGDGTLRGALSISQEIASRGLKIAVVGIPKTIDNDIMYIDQSFGFQTAFSMATEAIRAAHAEADSSPNGVGLVKVMGRHSGFIACYASLAKSDANFVLIPEVSFRLDGPQGLLAAIEDRLKRRGHAVVVVAEGAGQSLLEQCPRTTDASGNARLGDIGLLLRQRICEHFAATGIDLNLKYIDPSDLIRSVPANPFDSVYCLRLAHIAVHATMSGWTEMVVGRWHGRFVHVPIPLAIQERNTVDPNGDLWMSVLESTGQPVSFA; from the coding sequence ATGGTCGAAGCCTGTGACTTTCTCGTCAAAGCGCTCGGCCCCCGTCGGGTCGATTCCCCGATGGCTCCGTTGCTCGCCGTGCGGAAGCAGTCGATCCACAACGTCGACGAAACCGACCGCGTCCTGTTCGACGACATTGCCTCCGCCGCCATTACGCGAGGTGTGACCGCCAGCGAACTGCCGGGATTCGAACCGGCCGGGCCGCGCAAGAAGATCGACTTCGATCCCTCGAAGACGCGGGCGGGGATCGTCACCTGCGGCGGTCTCTGCCCGGGCTTCAACGACGTGATCCGGGCGCTGGTTCTGGAGCTGAGCTTCCGCTACGGCGTCAAACGGATCTTCGGTTTTCGCAACGGCTACCAGGGGTTCATCGCCCGCCACGGTCACCCGGTGATGGAGCTGACTCCCGACCTGGTGAGCCATATTCACGAAGACGGCGGGACCCTGCTCGGAACCTCCCGCGGTCAGCAGGATTCCGTCGAAATCGTCGACTGCCTCGAACAACTGGGAATCAGCCAGTTGTTCGTGATCGGGGGCGACGGAACGCTGCGCGGCGCCCTGTCGATCAGCCAGGAAATCGCTTCCCGCGGCTTGAAGATCGCCGTTGTCGGCATTCCAAAGACGATCGACAACGACATCATGTATATCGACCAGAGCTTCGGATTTCAGACCGCCTTTTCGATGGCGACCGAGGCCATCCGGGCCGCCCATGCGGAAGCGGATTCGTCGCCGAACGGCGTCGGCCTGGTCAAGGTCATGGGACGGCATTCGGGGTTTATTGCGTGCTACGCCTCGCTGGCGAAGAGCGACGCGAATTTCGTGCTGATCCCCGAGGTGTCCTTCCGGCTCGATGGGCCGCAGGGTCTGCTGGCCGCGATCGAAGATCGGCTCAAGCGACGGGGCCATGCCGTGGTCGTCGTGGCGGAAGGGGCCGGACAGTCGCTGCTGGAACAATGCCCGAGAACGACCGACGCCTCCGGGAATGCACGACTGGGGGACATCGGGCTGCTGCTCAGGCAGAGAATCTGCGAGCATTTCGCCGCGACGGGGATCGACCTGAACCTGAAATACATCGATCCCAGCGACCTGATCCGCAGCGTTCCCGCGAATCCGTTCGACAGCGTCTATTGCCTGCGACTGGCGCATATCGCCGTGCATGCGACGATGAGCGGCTGGACTGAAATGGTCGTGGGGCGCTGGCACGGCCGATTCGTTCACGTGCCGATTCCACTCGCGATCCAGGAGCGGAATACCGTGGATCCAAACGGAGATCTCTGGATGTCGGTCCTTGAGTCGACGGGGCAGCCGGTATCGTTCGCTTGA
- a CDS encoding zf-TFIIB domain-containing protein, with protein sequence MNCSNCGAPLEWSAERSGYFCAHCRTSAPTAEFDLIDVSSEPGEWTCPRCREGLRGGSVGSVPIELCGLCSGLLIAQEDFFPVLQQLRQKSNDPAEPPAPLDPSELHRTCQCPGCDRPMETHPYGGGGNAVIDTCIECGWIWLDGGELRRLGNFRPRSSVRY encoded by the coding sequence ATGAACTGCTCCAATTGCGGTGCTCCGCTGGAATGGTCGGCCGAACGGTCGGGCTATTTCTGTGCGCATTGTCGCACGTCGGCTCCGACGGCCGAGTTCGATCTGATCGACGTTTCCTCTGAGCCAGGGGAATGGACCTGCCCCCGTTGTCGCGAGGGGCTGCGGGGCGGTTCGGTGGGAAGCGTCCCGATCGAACTCTGCGGTCTCTGCTCCGGATTGCTCATTGCGCAGGAGGATTTCTTTCCGGTTCTGCAGCAATTGCGTCAGAAGTCGAACGATCCAGCCGAACCTCCAGCGCCACTTGATCCCTCGGAATTGCATCGCACGTGTCAATGTCCCGGCTGCGATCGTCCGATGGAAACGCATCCGTACGGCGGCGGTGGAAACGCCGTCATCGATACCTGCATCGAGTGCGGCTGGATCTGGCTGGATGGCGGCGAACTGCGGCGACTCGGAAACTTTCGTCCGCGGTCGTCGGTGCGCTATTGA
- the ald gene encoding alanine dehydrogenase — translation MRIGVPKEIKPDEYRVALLPIGAEELTRAGHTVLVEAGAGLGSGLPDDAYAEAGATIVPAAEEIWSAADLVIKVKEPQQAEWLLMRSGQIVFTYFHFAASEELTRNVLATGISAVAYETLRGAKGDLPCLTPMSEIAGRMSIQEGAKYLERPQLGRGILLAGVPGVAPAHITILGGGVVGKNAARIAAGFQADVVILDVNVDRLRYLEDIMPPNVNTIFSDRHNIREQLRLADLVIGAVLVEGARAPRLVSREDLKLMKPGAVIIDVAVDQGGCIETTRPTTHSSPTYVIDGIVHYCVTNMPGAVGRTSTYALCNVTLPYALRLAGQGLAAVCAADPGFAHAVNMHGGRVTNRAVAETFKLPLAELREALSVER, via the coding sequence ATGCGCATCGGCGTTCCGAAAGAGATCAAGCCCGACGAATACCGCGTCGCCCTGCTGCCGATCGGCGCTGAGGAACTGACGCGGGCCGGTCACACGGTGCTGGTTGAAGCGGGCGCGGGCCTGGGAAGCGGGCTGCCGGACGACGCCTACGCGGAAGCCGGGGCCACGATCGTTCCGGCGGCGGAAGAAATCTGGTCGGCGGCGGACCTGGTGATCAAGGTCAAAGAACCCCAGCAGGCCGAGTGGCTGCTGATGCGATCCGGCCAGATCGTCTTTACCTATTTCCACTTCGCCGCCAGCGAGGAACTGACCCGCAATGTCCTGGCGACGGGGATCTCCGCCGTGGCGTACGAGACGCTGCGGGGCGCCAAGGGCGACCTGCCGTGCCTGACGCCGATGAGCGAAATTGCCGGGCGAATGAGCATTCAGGAGGGGGCGAAGTATCTCGAACGGCCGCAGCTCGGCCGGGGGATTCTGCTGGCCGGGGTTCCGGGGGTGGCGCCGGCGCATATCACCATCCTCGGCGGCGGCGTCGTGGGGAAGAATGCGGCCCGGATCGCCGCCGGATTCCAGGCAGACGTCGTCATTCTCGACGTCAACGTCGACCGGCTGCGTTACCTCGAAGACATCATGCCGCCGAACGTGAATACGATTTTCAGCGACCGGCACAATATCCGTGAGCAGCTCCGACTGGCGGATCTAGTGATCGGCGCCGTGCTGGTCGAAGGTGCGCGAGCGCCGCGTCTCGTGTCGCGCGAAGACTTGAAGCTGATGAAACCCGGTGCGGTGATCATCGACGTCGCCGTCGACCAGGGAGGCTGCATCGAAACGACCCGGCCGACGACTCACTCGTCTCCGACGTATGTGATCGACGGCATCGTGCACTACTGCGTGACGAATATGCCGGGCGCCGTCGGCCGAACGAGCACGTACGCCTTGTGCAACGTCACGCTCCCTTACGCGCTGCGACTGGCCGGCCAGGGGCTTGCGGCGGTCTGCGCCGCCGATCCCGGCTTCGCCCATGCCGTCAATATGCACGGGGGACGGGTGACGAATCGGGCTGTGGCCGAGACGTTCAAGCTGCCGCTGGCTGAGCTGCGGGAGGCGTTGAGCGTCGAGCGTTGA
- the nusB gene encoding transcription antitermination factor NusB has protein sequence MSSRRHKAREIVLQMLYQKDLNPEVGIDTIRQMIQDDLRDEHLSRFAWSLFAGVMEFRLALDKRIEEAASNWSLSRMAPTDRNVLRLGGFELLHTDTPPRVVIDEALELAKSFGGPQSGAFVNGILDKLIPFSKRESRTATGPQAETAADLGLDTDHGDELPAEDLVSDLPDGSEADEIDADIPEDEVRNIDEA, from the coding sequence ATGTCGTCCCGCCGCCACAAGGCCCGCGAAATCGTTTTGCAGATGCTCTACCAGAAGGATCTCAATCCCGAGGTCGGCATTGACACCATTCGTCAGATGATCCAGGACGATCTCCGCGACGAGCACCTGAGTCGGTTCGCCTGGAGCCTCTTTGCGGGGGTTATGGAGTTCCGGCTGGCGCTCGACAAGCGGATCGAAGAGGCGGCCTCCAACTGGTCGCTCAGCCGGATGGCGCCGACCGACCGCAACGTGCTCCGACTGGGCGGTTTTGAGCTGCTGCACACCGACACGCCGCCGCGCGTCGTCATCGATGAGGCGCTGGAGCTGGCCAAGAGCTTCGGCGGGCCGCAGTCGGGAGCGTTCGTCAACGGCATCCTGGATAAGCTGATTCCGTTCTCGAAGCGCGAGAGCCGGACCGCCACCGGCCCGCAGGCCGAAACGGCCGCCGATCTGGGACTCGACACCGATCACGGCGACGAGTTGCCGGCCGAGGATCTCGTTAGCGACCTGCCGGACGGTTCGGAAGCGGACGAAATCGACGCCGACATCCCCGAGGACGAAGTTCGCAATATCGACGAGGCCTGA
- a CDS encoding HPF/RaiA family ribosome-associated protein, which yields MLLNVLSRGVVLTDSMRAAVQRKLDFALDRFGDQLERVEVTIEDLNGPRGGVDKKVQLLMSGPVRRGVVIEERGDNVMAVLSSAADRASQVLGRIMERRNRLAHRS from the coding sequence ATGCTCCTCAACGTACTGTCGCGAGGCGTGGTGCTGACGGATTCGATGCGGGCTGCCGTGCAGCGCAAGTTGGACTTCGCGCTGGATCGGTTCGGCGATCAGCTCGAACGCGTCGAAGTCACGATCGAGGACTTGAACGGACCGCGAGGCGGAGTCGATAAAAAAGTCCAACTCCTGATGAGCGGCCCGGTTCGCCGGGGCGTGGTGATCGAAGAACGGGGCGATAACGTGATGGCGGTCCTGTCGTCCGCCGCTGACCGCGCGTCTCAGGTTCTCGGCCGGATCATGGAACGGCGGAATCGGCTGGCTCATCGGTCGTAG
- a CDS encoding metallophosphoesterase translates to MTRAAADFERSAGRTIVLGDIHGCVHALDALLKEIRPTSNDLIISLGDFIDSGRETSDVVRRLIALEQECRFVAILGNHEEMLLAALTSERLKQTWLMCGGIPTLNSYRFCGDIDVIPDEHLEFIRRCRPFYETPTHIFLHANYLADVALADQPEHVLRWSLFEEPYPEPHCSGKTAVIGHTEQRDGEILDLGHVLCIDTSCHNYGWLTALDVEAGTVWQASRWGAVREGESLGGLEQARRILHSRTGVPGSDQTEPSIGE, encoded by the coding sequence ATGACGCGCGCCGCCGCGGATTTCGAACGCAGTGCAGGCCGGACCATCGTCCTTGGCGATATTCACGGCTGCGTCCATGCTCTCGACGCCCTGTTGAAGGAAATCCGACCGACCTCCAACGATCTGATCATCTCCCTCGGGGATTTCATTGATTCCGGGCGCGAGACTTCCGACGTCGTGCGGCGGCTGATTGCTCTGGAGCAGGAGTGCCGTTTCGTCGCGATTCTGGGGAACCACGAGGAAATGCTGCTCGCAGCCCTGACCAGCGAGCGACTGAAGCAGACGTGGCTGATGTGCGGCGGCATCCCGACGTTGAACTCATATCGTTTCTGCGGAGACATCGACGTCATTCCTGACGAGCATCTGGAATTCATCCGACGGTGCCGCCCGTTCTATGAAACTCCGACCCACATTTTCCTGCACGCCAACTACCTGGCGGATGTGGCGCTCGCAGACCAGCCGGAGCACGTGCTGCGCTGGTCCTTGTTTGAGGAACCTTATCCCGAGCCGCACTGTTCGGGAAAAACAGCGGTCATCGGACACACTGAGCAGCGCGACGGAGAGATTCTGGATCTCGGACATGTGCTTTGCATTGATACGAGTTGCCACAACTACGGTTGGCTGACGGCCCTGGACGTGGAGGCCGGAACGGTCTGGCAGGCCAGCCGATGGGGCGCAGTCCGCGAAGGCGAAAGCCTCGGCGGACTGGAACAAGCCCGTCGAATCCTCCACTCGCGCACGGGCGTGCCCGGATCTGACCAGACAGAGCCGTCGATCGGCGAGTGA
- the ribE gene encoding 6,7-dimethyl-8-ribityllumazine synthase: MQTFEGNLLTGDDQFAIVVSRFNELVTERLLAGAVDTARRHGLADDRITVVRAPGSFELPIVAQRLAQSGKFTAVICLGAVIQGETTHHEYINHQVAAGLQQTALETGVPVAFGVLTCQSMDQALDRAGGKAGNKGVEATLAAIETVNVLRALAAAGI; this comes from the coding sequence GTGCAGACATTTGAAGGCAACCTGCTGACCGGCGACGACCAGTTCGCCATTGTGGTCTCGCGGTTCAACGAACTGGTGACCGAGCGACTGCTCGCCGGGGCGGTCGACACGGCCCGCCGGCACGGCCTGGCGGACGATCGCATCACTGTCGTGCGGGCGCCAGGCTCGTTCGAGCTGCCGATCGTCGCTCAGCGGCTGGCCCAGTCGGGAAAATTCACGGCGGTGATCTGTCTGGGAGCCGTGATCCAGGGGGAAACGACGCACCACGAGTACATCAATCACCAGGTGGCGGCGGGGCTGCAGCAGACCGCACTGGAAACTGGCGTTCCCGTCGCCTTTGGCGTGCTGACCTGCCAGTCGATGGATCAGGCGCTCGATCGCGCCGGCGGGAAAGCCGGCAATAAAGGCGTCGAAGCGACGCTGGCGGCGATCGAAACCGTCAACGTGCTCCGAGCGCTGGCGGCGGCGGGAATCTGA
- a CDS encoding glycosylase: MSLRGFVCFGLLLVGLTASAPAGDFPPELTHWQPRPGNPIFTASGPGHWDVKIRERGWILRDGDRWQLWYTGYDGTREGVKSLGYATSNDGLHWTRSGDAPVYQEAWVEDMCVLRVDGVYHMFAEGFQDQAQRLTSPDGVHWTRAGTLDVRLTDGSPIPEGPYGTPTVWHENGVWNLFYERRDAGIWLARSRDLKVWTNLQDEPVMSPGPDEFDQDLIAMNQVLKYKGRYYAVIHGARKPPQPGQPSLWATGLAGSDDLVRWEKYAANPLRPISENRSSGLLIPVGDGFRLYTMHNQVDVFDPAPTSK, translated from the coding sequence ATGTCGCTCCGTGGATTTGTTTGTTTCGGCCTCCTGCTTGTCGGGCTGACTGCGTCGGCCCCCGCTGGCGATTTTCCGCCGGAGCTGACTCACTGGCAGCCGCGACCCGGGAATCCGATTTTCACCGCCAGCGGTCCCGGACACTGGGATGTCAAGATCCGGGAGCGGGGCTGGATCCTCCGCGACGGCGACCGCTGGCAGCTCTGGTACACCGGCTACGACGGGACGCGCGAAGGAGTCAAGTCACTCGGATACGCGACTTCGAACGACGGTCTTCATTGGACCAGGTCGGGAGACGCTCCCGTCTACCAGGAGGCCTGGGTCGAAGACATGTGCGTCCTCCGGGTTGACGGCGTCTACCATATGTTCGCTGAGGGTTTTCAGGATCAGGCCCAGCGATTGACCTCTCCCGATGGCGTCCACTGGACTCGTGCTGGAACGCTCGACGTTCGCCTTACGGACGGCTCCCCCATTCCGGAGGGACCCTACGGGACGCCCACCGTCTGGCACGAAAACGGCGTCTGGAATCTGTTCTACGAACGCCGCGATGCCGGGATCTGGCTGGCCCGCTCGCGAGATCTGAAAGTCTGGACCAACCTTCAGGACGAACCGGTCATGAGCCCCGGCCCGGACGAATTCGACCAAGACCTGATCGCGATGAATCAGGTTCTGAAGTACAAGGGCCGGTATTACGCCGTGATTCACGGAGCCAGGAAGCCCCCCCAGCCCGGTCAGCCAAGCCTGTGGGCGACGGGCCTGGCGGGCTCCGACGACCTCGTCCGCTGGGAAAAATACGCCGCCAATCCGCTGCGCCCGATCTCCGAGAACAGATCCAGCGGTCTGCTGATTCCGGTCGGTGACGGTTTCCGGCTCTATACGATGCATAATCAGGTCGATGTCTTCGATCCGGCGCCGACGTCGAAGTAG
- a CDS encoding 3-keto-disaccharide hydrolase, whose protein sequence is MRTWKSHFVVGAAVLMLLAVAVPATAEDAAWIPLFDGKSLDGWEKVGQEASLWEVQDGAICGSGPASMLVCTKGPYKNFRYRAEIKINDGGNSGLYFRTTAKPGFTDGYEAQIDSTHRDPIRTGSIYGLCHVYKELVKPDTWFTYELEVRDDVWRGRKMTRIKVIVDGNELYEYLDFALTFKQGHFAFQQHDPGSRVNIRKVEVMPLAD, encoded by the coding sequence ATGCGCACTTGGAAATCTCATTTCGTTGTCGGCGCCGCCGTGCTGATGTTGCTGGCGGTTGCCGTCCCCGCGACGGCGGAGGACGCCGCGTGGATTCCGCTGTTCGACGGCAAGTCGCTCGACGGGTGGGAGAAGGTTGGCCAGGAGGCGAGCCTGTGGGAGGTTCAGGACGGCGCGATCTGCGGGTCGGGACCGGCGTCGATGCTCGTCTGCACGAAGGGGCCGTACAAGAATTTCCGCTACCGGGCCGAGATCAAGATCAACGACGGCGGCAACTCGGGGCTCTACTTTCGGACGACGGCGAAACCGGGCTTCACCGACGGCTATGAAGCCCAGATCGACAGCACGCACCGGGATCCGATTCGGACGGGATCGATCTACGGGCTGTGTCATGTCTACAAGGAGCTCGTGAAGCCCGATACCTGGTTCACGTACGAACTGGAAGTGCGCGACGACGTCTGGCGCGGGCGCAAGATGACGCGGATCAAGGTGATTGTCGACGGCAACGAGCTGTACGAGTACCTCGACTTCGCGTTGACGTTCAAGCAGGGGCACTTCGCCTTCCAGCAGCACGATCCCGGCAGCCGGGTTAACATCCGCAAGGTCGAAGTGATGCCGCTGGCCGATTGA
- the nadC gene encoding carboxylating nicotinate-nucleotide diphosphorylase — MQLWGQAEIDAAQVLIELALVEDLNGGQDLTCSALIEPDERAAVQVVARRHGVLAGEPLGRMVFAMLDPGVTWAAECQDGNILQPGSIVATVSGRLSSLLTGERTMLNFLTHLSGIASLTRTFVDAAAGTRAQILDTRKTLPGWRALQKYAVRCGGGTNHRMGLYDGVLIKDNHLAAWTEGRTIAEAVETARRRSPTGIGIEIEVDTLDQLADVLCGRPEIVLLDNMSPAQLRAAVKLRDAQAPGVLLEASGGITLETVAEIARTGVERISIGGLTHSAPALDLAFDWKGRMAAV; from the coding sequence ATGCAGCTTTGGGGACAGGCGGAAATTGACGCAGCGCAGGTTCTGATTGAACTGGCGCTGGTTGAGGACCTCAACGGTGGACAGGACCTGACCTGCAGCGCGCTGATCGAACCCGACGAGCGAGCCGCGGTGCAGGTCGTCGCCCGGCGACACGGCGTGCTGGCCGGCGAACCGCTCGGCCGGATGGTGTTCGCGATGCTTGATCCCGGCGTCACCTGGGCGGCGGAATGTCAGGACGGCAATATTCTGCAACCGGGTTCGATCGTGGCAACCGTCTCCGGTCGCCTGTCCTCGCTGCTGACCGGCGAGCGGACCATGCTCAATTTTCTGACGCACCTGAGCGGGATCGCCTCGCTGACAAGAACGTTCGTCGATGCGGCCGCAGGAACGCGAGCACAGATTCTCGACACACGCAAAACGCTGCCCGGCTGGCGGGCGCTGCAGAAATACGCCGTCCGCTGCGGCGGCGGCACGAACCACCGGATGGGGCTGTACGACGGCGTGCTGATCAAGGACAACCACCTCGCCGCCTGGACCGAGGGCCGCACCATTGCCGAGGCGGTCGAGACGGCTCGTCGGCGATCTCCGACGGGGATTGGCATCGAAATCGAAGTCGATACTCTGGATCAGCTCGCCGATGTTCTGTGCGGCCGGCCCGAAATCGTGCTGCTCGATAACATGAGTCCGGCTCAACTCCGTGCTGCCGTCAAACTGCGGGACGCTCAGGCGCCCGGCGTCCTCTTGGAGGCCTCCGGGGGAATCACGCTGGAGACCGTCGCCGAAATTGCGCGGACAGGTGTCGAGCGGATCAGCATCGGCGGCCTGACGCACTCCGCCCCTGCACTCGATCTGGCCTTCGACTGGAAGGGACGCATGGCGGCCGTCTGA
- the coaE gene encoding dephospho-CoA kinase (Dephospho-CoA kinase (CoaE) performs the final step in coenzyme A biosynthesis.) yields MTCPDGVVIGVVGGIGSGKSSVVRWVAQRFPVAVLDADSIGHEVLLSTEIKQQLRQRFGEEIFDVEGEIDRKTLARKVFGDAPQFLAARRQLERIVHPEIRRRIQTGVYTTEGHPGSGVVLLDAAILLEAGWRDLCRWVVLIDCPRAVRLARVLEHRGWSEDELDRRERCQWPLAEKRRLADVIIDNSGELAVAGEQLAAVVRRCLAFKPGRGILQADETLSLTERQRRPSDTTR; encoded by the coding sequence GTGACTTGTCCGGACGGCGTCGTCATCGGCGTGGTCGGCGGTATCGGCAGCGGGAAGAGCTCGGTGGTGCGATGGGTCGCCCAGCGGTTCCCTGTGGCGGTGCTCGATGCCGACTCCATCGGGCATGAGGTCTTGTTATCAACGGAAATCAAGCAGCAGTTACGCCAGCGGTTCGGCGAGGAGATTTTTGACGTCGAGGGAGAGATTGATCGCAAGACGCTCGCCCGAAAGGTCTTCGGCGATGCTCCCCAGTTCCTGGCCGCCCGCCGACAATTGGAACGAATTGTGCACCCGGAAATCCGACGACGGATTCAGACCGGAGTTTATACGACGGAGGGACATCCCGGCAGCGGAGTCGTCCTGCTGGATGCCGCGATCCTGCTGGAAGCCGGCTGGAGAGATCTGTGTCGCTGGGTGGTATTGATTGACTGTCCCCGAGCGGTCCGGCTGGCCCGAGTGCTGGAGCATCGCGGATGGTCAGAGGACGAACTGGATCGGCGCGAACGGTGCCAGTGGCCGCTGGCCGAGAAACGCCGGCTGGCTGATGTGATTATCGATAACTCCGGCGAGCTGGCCGTCGCCGGAGAGCAGCTTGCAGCGGTGGTCCGTCGATGCCTGGCGTTCAAGCCGGGGCGAGGCATCCTGCAAGCGGACGAGACTTTGAGTCTGACGGAGCGGCAACGCCGGCCGTCGGACACGACGCGATGA
- the rho gene encoding transcription termination factor Rho, with product MGSQASLGSQPAAPGGWDADELLDPPPPPAVNTSELPDPDEDEDDDAVNFPADERYEEIKRGDTDIHIAELQRLTMKDLIVLARKEGVTDYTGLKKQDLIFKILKERTKMNGLMFGEGTLEILPDGFGFLRSPDYHYLPCPDDIYVSPSQIRRFGLRTGATVAGQIRPPKENERYFALLRVEAISGQDPNLLTEKVSFDDLTPLHPERRLRLSTDGADLSTRVVDMIAPIGMGQRGLIVSPPKAGKTILLQRLAKAVLANEPDVYVIVLLIDERPEEVTDMERQVKGRMCEVISSTFDEPPSRHIQVSEMVIEKAKRMVEYGQHVVIFLDSITRLARAWNAEVPHSGKILTGGVDANALQHPKRFFGAARNVEEGGSLTIVATALVDTGSKMDDVIFEEFKGTGNTELHLDRRMVEKRIWPAIDVNRSGTRREELLMSEDELRKVWVLRRVLNDMNPVEAMELLTNRMRRTKTNDEFLMSMNLG from the coding sequence ATGGGATCGCAAGCCTCACTGGGGTCTCAACCCGCCGCTCCCGGCGGCTGGGACGCCGACGAGTTGCTCGACCCGCCCCCCCCTCCCGCGGTCAACACCTCGGAGCTGCCCGATCCTGATGAGGACGAAGACGACGACGCGGTGAATTTTCCCGCGGACGAGCGGTACGAGGAGATCAAGCGGGGCGACACCGATATCCATATCGCCGAGCTGCAACGGCTGACGATGAAAGATCTCATCGTCCTGGCCCGCAAGGAAGGGGTCACCGACTACACCGGTCTGAAGAAACAGGATCTGATTTTCAAGATCCTGAAAGAACGGACCAAGATGAACGGGCTGATGTTCGGCGAAGGAACGCTGGAGATCCTGCCGGACGGCTTCGGCTTCCTCCGCAGCCCCGACTATCACTACCTCCCGTGCCCCGACGACATCTACGTTTCTCCCAGCCAGATCCGACGATTTGGGCTGCGGACGGGAGCGACCGTCGCCGGGCAGATCCGCCCGCCGAAAGAAAACGAGCGTTACTTCGCTCTGCTGCGAGTGGAGGCCATCAGCGGCCAGGATCCGAATCTGCTGACCGAGAAAGTTTCGTTCGACGACCTGACGCCGTTGCACCCGGAGCGCCGATTGCGACTGTCGACCGACGGGGCCGACCTGAGCACGCGGGTCGTCGACATGATCGCGCCGATCGGCATGGGCCAGCGCGGTCTGATCGTCTCCCCCCCCAAGGCCGGCAAGACGATTCTGCTGCAGCGGCTGGCGAAGGCCGTGCTGGCCAACGAGCCCGACGTCTATGTGATCGTCCTGCTGATTGACGAGCGCCCGGAAGAGGTCACGGACATGGAGCGGCAGGTGAAGGGCCGGATGTGCGAGGTGATCTCCAGCACGTTCGACGAGCCGCCGAGCCGCCATATTCAAGTTTCGGAAATGGTGATCGAGAAGGCCAAGCGGATGGTCGAATACGGCCAGCACGTGGTGATCTTCCTCGATTCGATCACCCGCCTGGCCCGCGCCTGGAATGCGGAAGTCCCTCACTCGGGCAAAATTCTGACCGGCGGCGTCGACGCCAACGCGCTGCAGCACCCCAAGCGGTTCTTCGGTGCCGCCCGGAACGTGGAAGAAGGGGGCAGCCTGACGATCGTGGCGACGGCCCTCGTCGACACCGGCAGCAAGATGGACGACGTGATTTTCGAAGAGTTCAAGGGAACCGGCAATACCGAGCTGCATCTCGACCGCCGGATGGTCGAAAAACGGATCTGGCCGGCGATCGACGTCAACCGGTCGGGCACCCGCCGCGAAGAGCTGCTGATGTCCGAAGACGAGCTGCGCAAGGTCTGGGTCCTCCGCCGGGTGCTGAACGATATGAACCCGGTCGAGGCGATGGAGCTGCTGACGAACCGGATGCGGCGGACCAAGACCAACGACGAATTCCTGATGAGCATGAATCTCGGCTGA